The DNA window GATGCTCATGGACGTCAACCTGAACGCCCTCCTCACCGCGGTCACACCCGACGACGCGCGAGGCCGCCGGGCCGGCGCGTACAGCGCCGTCAACTACGGGATCCGGCCGCTCGGCGCGCTGGTCGGCGGCGCGCTGGGCACCACCATCGGGCTACGGCCGACGCTCGTCATCGCGGGCCTGGGCGGCGTCCTCGCCGTGCTGTGGTTGGTCGCGTCGCCGGTGCGCCACATAACCAGCCTCGACGATGCGGTGACCTGACCGCTCCGGTAGACGACCGGCGGTGCGGCGGGCGCCGCACCGCCAGCCGGGAGCGCCCGACGAGGATTGCCGCTATCGCCCGAGCGACCCGGGCAGCTCAGGCCGCTGCCGCCAGCAGCAGCCGGGCCAGCTCGGCGGGCTGGGAGACCATCGGCCAGTGGCCGGTGTCCATCGTGACCAGTCGCCAGTGCTCACTGGACAGCAACCCGGCCACGGTGTCGTTGGGCTCGGGCCCGTCGAGCAGGCACTTGACGTACGTGGTCGGCAGCTCGCCGAGCGGGCGGGCCAGCACGGCCGGCTCGGTCAGCGTGGCGCCGGGGTGCGGGGTGAAGCCCTTGGTCAGCCGGGCGACCTGCTCGTCGGTGAGCCCCTGGCCGTCGAGATCGTCCGCGCTCAGCGGCGGCCAGTAGCCGCCGTTGTCGGCGAGCAGCGACTCCAACGCCGCCGGGCCCTGCCACCAGCCGGACGCGAACGACCGGCCGTCGACCGGCACCTCCGAGTCGACGAAGACCACCCGGGTCAGCCGGTCGCCGATCCGCTCGGCGGCCTGACCCACCGGGATGCCCGAGTAGCTGTGCCCGACCAGCACCACGTCGCGCAGGCCCCGCCGCTCGATCTCACCGACGATGTCCTGCACGTGGGTCTGCTGCCCGGCCGGCGCACCCTGCTTCTCGGCGAGGCCGGAGAGGGTCAGCGGGTGGGTGCCGTGGCCGGCCGCGCGCAGCGGCGGCAGCACCTCGTCCCACACCCACGACCCCAGCCACGCCCCCGCCACCAGTACGAACTCTGCCATGGTCCGGACCCTAGCGGGGCCCTCCGACAACGCGCCAGCGCCGGCCGGCGCGGAGGCGTCGGGGTCACGGCCAGGTCCGGGCCTGGGCAGCGAAGATCTCCGGCGGACTCGCCACCGGCAGGACGCCGACCAGATGCCCGCCGGGCACTCGCAGGACCCGGCACTCCAGCCATCGCGAGACCTCGGTGGCACCGACGGCGATCAGCCGCGCCGTCTCCGCTGCCACGTCGTCGGCCTCGATGTCGAGGTGGAAGCGGGGCGTGTCATCGACTGCCTGGACCGCGGTGACCAGCCCGGGCAGCGCCTCGTGCAGACCAATGAACTGTGGCTCCGCGGGATCGGACCGGGTGCTGACGCCCAGCGCCGCCGACCAGAACGCCGCCGCCCGGGCGGCCTCCGCCTCGGGGGCGTCGATCAGCAGGGCATAGACGCGGCTCCGGTGCACGGGTCCCAGGATATCGACGAATCCGTACGCCGGACCGACCACGACCCGACGCGCCGACCGGTCGTCCGTTCAGGGGTGGTGCGGTGGTGGCGGGCCGGCCTCGACCGGCATCCGGTAGATCCGGACCGGGTAGTCGACGGCCGCGTGCCCGTTGTTGAGCCCGGCGGTCAGGTGCAGCTGGGCGGCCGGCAGCCAGAGCCGGGCGTCGGCGTCGATCCACATTGCGTCCACCCAGGCCAGCCGGGGGTCGGCGACGAGCGTGCGCACGGTGCGGTCCGGCGCCAGGGTGAGGATGCGCCGTCGGTCCACGTCGCTGAGGTAGATGGTGCCGGCGGCGTCGATCGCCGTACCGCCGGTGCTGGGGCTGTCCCACCACCGTTCGACCCGCCGGGCCAGCTCGTCTGCGGACACCGACGGGTCGTCCAGCCATCGGGTGCCGATCCGCGACATCCCGCCGGAGGCCGGTTGGTAGTACAACCACCGGCCGTCGGGCGACAC is part of the Micromonospora cremea genome and encodes:
- a CDS encoding alpha/beta fold hydrolase, yielding MAEFVLVAGAWLGSWVWDEVLPPLRAAGHGTHPLTLSGLAEKQGAPAGQQTHVQDIVGEIERRGLRDVVLVGHSYSGIPVGQAAERIGDRLTRVVFVDSEVPVDGRSFASGWWQGPAALESLLADNGGYWPPLSADDLDGQGLTDEQVARLTKGFTPHPGATLTEPAVLARPLGELPTTYVKCLLDGPEPNDTVAGLLSSEHWRLVTMDTGHWPMVSQPAELARLLLAAAA
- a CDS encoding VOC family protein, with translation MHRSRVYALLIDAPEAEAARAAAFWSAALGVSTRSDPAEPQFIGLHEALPGLVTAVQAVDDTPRFHLDIEADDVAAETARLIAVGATEVSRWLECRVLRVPGGHLVGVLPVASPPEIFAAQARTWP
- a CDS encoding major royal jelly family protein — protein: MPGGARLIVVDPDGDRFDRVYHLDSAVHPTSYVDDVRFHDGVAYLTDAGSPGLIVLDLDSGQVRRVLDGHPSTVGGPLVADGRPLRDPDGGAVHVHTDQLEVSPDGRWLYYQPASGGMSRIGTRWLDDPSVSADELARRVERWWDSPSTGGTAIDAAGTIYLSDVDRRRILTLAPDRTVRTLVADPRLAWVDAMWIDADARLWLPAAQLHLTAGLNNGHAAVDYPVRIYRMPVEAGPPPPHHP